In Candidatus Epulonipiscium viviparus, one DNA window encodes the following:
- a CDS encoding aspartate aminotransferase family protein: MLMNTYPKSDVTFTRGDGSFVYSDKGEVYLDFTSGIGVNSLGYNNPTITKALVSGASLMHLSNLYDTAQDRNLAQLLIAKMGLKSVFFANSGAEANEGAIKLARKYSYDKYGQGRHEIITLRNSFHGRTITTLSATGQDKFHKYFTPFTDGFSYVPANDIEALLQAATDRTCAIMIELVQGEGGVLPLDRKYVKELAEFCRNEDVLLIVDEVQTGVGRCATFCAYEQYGILPDIVTLAKGLGGGIPIGAIVSGAKCEFTFGVGDHGSTFGGNPLACRVASAVVGTMEKSFLEGIYDKGDYIVKTLKQMHSPHIKEVRGLGLMIGIELSDLSAIDVRARCQDNNLLVLTAGTNTIRLLPPLTISLSEIREGLAILQQII, translated from the coding sequence ATGTTAATGAACACATATCCAAAATCAGATGTTACGTTTACCAGAGGCGATGGTAGTTTCGTATATAGCGATAAAGGCGAAGTATATCTAGATTTTACCAGCGGAATAGGCGTAAACTCTTTGGGGTACAACAATCCGACTATCACCAAGGCTCTTGTTTCGGGAGCTTCTTTAATGCATTTATCCAATTTGTATGATACGGCGCAAGATAGAAATTTGGCGCAGCTTCTTATAGCCAAGATGGGGCTAAAATCTGTCTTCTTCGCTAACAGCGGTGCCGAGGCAAATGAAGGCGCTATTAAATTGGCGCGAAAATATAGCTACGACAAATACGGTCAAGGGCGCCACGAAATTATAACTTTGCGAAATTCATTTCATGGCAGAACGATCACGACGCTTAGCGCCACAGGTCAAGATAAATTTCATAAATATTTTACGCCGTTCACAGATGGCTTTTCTTACGTACCAGCAAATGATATCGAGGCGCTACTTCAAGCTGCAACGGATCGAACTTGTGCAATAATGATAGAGTTAGTCCAAGGCGAAGGCGGAGTATTGCCACTCGACAGAAAATATGTAAAAGAGTTGGCGGAATTTTGCAGGAATGAAGACGTTCTACTTATAGTAGATGAAGTACAAACCGGAGTTGGCCGTTGCGCTACATTTTGCGCCTACGAACAATACGGAATACTTCCAGATATCGTGACGTTGGCAAAAGGATTGGGCGGAGGAATTCCGATAGGCGCGATAGTATCTGGAGCGAAATGCGAGTTCACATTTGGAGTAGGAGATCATGGGTCTACATTTGGAGGAAATCCGTTAGCCTGCCGTGTCGCGAGTGCGGTAGTTGGCACCATGGAGAAAAGCTTCCTGGAGGGAATTTATGACAAAGGGGACTATATCGTAAAAACTCTCAAACAGATGCATAGCCCTCATATCAAAGAAGTGCGAGGCTTGGGGCTAATGATAGGAATAGAGCTCAGCGATCTATCTGCCATAGACGTGCGAGCGAGATGTCAAGACAACAACCTACTAGTGCTAACAGCGGGCACAAACACCATAAGGCTGCTACCGCCATTGACTATATCGCTATCAGAAATACGAGAAGGGCTTGCTATATTGCAACAAATAATATAA
- the argF gene encoding ornithine carbamoyltransferase, giving the protein MKNLFKILDLSSAQITEILDSADELKLLRKKGIFSDALRNKKIGMIFEKASTRTRISFEVGISELGGTPLFLSGSDLQIGRGEPLKDTARVLARYLDGIMIRTFTQATVEDLAKYSGLPVINGLTDLAHPCQVLADLMTIREFKGSLEGLKLVFIGDGNNMCNSLVVGGLKMGMQVSIAVAPGYEPSRTILSFAATYGNQFKITYRPEEAICGADVVITDVWTSMGQEAEAAARLKAFSGFCLTKELLSAANDDYMVLHCLPAHREEEISEEVFEENAKYIFEEAENRLHVQKAVMLKVFA; this is encoded by the coding sequence ATGAAAAATTTATTTAAGATTTTGGATTTGTCCTCGGCTCAAATTACCGAAATTTTAGACTCTGCTGATGAACTGAAACTTCTGAGAAAAAAGGGCATCTTTAGCGATGCTTTGCGCAACAAAAAAATTGGTATGATTTTCGAAAAGGCTTCGACCAGAACTCGCATCTCTTTTGAGGTCGGTATCTCTGAACTGGGCGGAACGCCTCTCTTTTTATCTGGCTCTGATTTGCAGATCGGTCGCGGCGAACCTCTTAAGGATACTGCTCGTGTTTTGGCACGCTATCTCGATGGCATTATGATTCGCACTTTTACTCAGGCGACTGTTGAGGATTTGGCCAAGTATTCTGGTCTCCCAGTTATTAATGGCCTTACGGATCTTGCGCATCCTTGCCAAGTTTTGGCAGATCTTATGACTATTCGTGAATTTAAAGGATCGCTGGAGGGCTTAAAGCTCGTTTTTATCGGTGACGGAAACAATATGTGTAACAGTCTGGTTGTTGGGGGTCTAAAAATGGGCATGCAGGTTTCTATCGCTGTTGCTCCTGGCTATGAGCCGTCACGCACTATTCTGTCTTTTGCGGCGACCTACGGAAACCAGTTTAAGATAACGTATCGACCGGAGGAAGCTATATGCGGAGCTGATGTAGTAATTACCGATGTATGGACCAGTATGGGGCAGGAGGCCGAGGCCGCTGCAAGGTTGAAGGCTTTTAGTGGATTTTGTTTGACCAAGGAATTGTTATCAGCAGCTAATGATGATTATATGGTTTTGCACTGCTTGCCAGCGCACCGAGAAGAAGAAATTTCAGAAGAGGTCTTTGAAGAGAATGCGAAATATATTTTTGAAGAGGCAGAAAATCGATTACACGTACAGAAGGCTGTAATGCTTAAAGTTTTTGCTTAG